In Zonotrichia albicollis isolate bZonAlb1 chromosome 3, bZonAlb1.hap1, whole genome shotgun sequence, a single window of DNA contains:
- the CNIH4 gene encoding protein cornichon homolog 4 isoform X1, with protein sequence MESVVFIFSLIDCCALIFLSVYFIITLSDLECDYINARSCCSKLNKWVVPEVIGHAVVTVLMLISLHWFIFLLNLPVATWNIYRYIMVPSGNMGVFDPTEIHNRGQLKSHMKEAMIKLGFHLLCFFMYLYSMILALIND encoded by the exons atgGAGTCGGTGGTCTTCATCTTCTCGCTGATCGACTGCTGCGCCCTCATCTTCCTCTCCGTCTACTTC ATAATCACGCTATCAGATCTGGAATGTGACTACATCAATGCTAGATCATGCTGCTCCAAGCTCAATAAA TGGGTGGTGCCTGAGGTGATTGGCCATGCTGTTGTCACTGTATTAATGCTCATTTCATTGCACTGGTTCATCTTTCTCCTCAACCTGCCAGTGGCCACGTGGAATATATACAG GTACATTATGGTGCCAAGTGGAAACATGGGAGTGTTTGATCCCACAGAGATCCATAACCGAGGACAACTGAAATCACACATGAAAGAAGCCATGATTAAGCTGGGCTTTCATCTGCTCTGTTTCTTCATGTACCTTTACAG TATGATTCTGGCTTTGATAAATGATTGA
- the CNIH4 gene encoding protein cornichon homolog 4 isoform X2 → MESVVFIFSLIDCCALIFLSVYFIITLSDLECDYINARSCCSKLNKWVVPEVIGHAVVTVLMLISLHWFIFLLNLPVATWNIYRYIMVPSGNMGVFDPTEIHNRGQLKSHMKEAMIKLGFHLLCFFMYLYSINQQSTS, encoded by the exons atgGAGTCGGTGGTCTTCATCTTCTCGCTGATCGACTGCTGCGCCCTCATCTTCCTCTCCGTCTACTTC ATAATCACGCTATCAGATCTGGAATGTGACTACATCAATGCTAGATCATGCTGCTCCAAGCTCAATAAA TGGGTGGTGCCTGAGGTGATTGGCCATGCTGTTGTCACTGTATTAATGCTCATTTCATTGCACTGGTTCATCTTTCTCCTCAACCTGCCAGTGGCCACGTGGAATATATACAG GTACATTATGGTGCCAAGTGGAAACATGGGAGTGTTTGATCCCACAGAGATCCATAACCGAGGACAACTGAAATCACACATGAAAGAAGCCATGATTAAGCTGGGCTTTCATCTGCTCTGTTTCTTCATGTACCTTTACAG